A section of the Mesobacillus jeotgali genome encodes:
- a CDS encoding DUF6154 family protein, whose translation MKLIDELYELYRNKLTGDEEDIDMLAFAFLEEMSREDLLKIIQDLDKQELYDLMGLYLIESLKGKFAQDDFGARSVTYPSRNVH comes from the coding sequence ATGAAACTGATTGATGAGCTATACGAACTTTACCGCAATAAATTGACCGGTGATGAAGAGGATATCGATATGCTCGCTTTTGCCTTCCTTGAAGAAATGAGCCGTGAAGACCTTCTGAAGATCATCCAGGACCTCGATAAGCAGGAGCTTTATGATTTGATGGGGCTTTATTTGATCGAGAGCCTGAAGGGGAAATTTGCCCAGGATGATTTCGGAGCGCGTTCGGTCACATATCCTTCCCGCAATGTCCATTAA
- the ytzI gene encoding YtzI protein has product MYTVLIISIIIVIVVLVLSVLTTSKAYQYKHTVDPIENNSDLHENTSDNERGEK; this is encoded by the coding sequence ATGTATACCGTTTTGATTATCTCGATCATCATTGTCATCGTAGTCCTGGTTTTAAGCGTGTTGACCACTTCTAAGGCATATCAATACAAACACACAGTCGACCCGATTGAAAACAACAGTGATCTTCACGAAAACACCTCTGATAATGAACGTGGT
- a CDS encoding hydrolase, which yields MQDGKKTYYINISEGEISSVSTASPWNFKIEATDEEITALREIFEQSYSTGWQNFMRAHVPYVQYHYDRENDALDRQLIQAYEMIYKLGDEEARNHIESMGILPQK from the coding sequence ATGCAAGACGGCAAAAAAACTTACTATATCAATATAAGTGAAGGCGAGATTTCAAGTGTATCCACAGCATCTCCATGGAATTTCAAAATCGAAGCCACAGATGAAGAAATCACAGCGCTGAGGGAAATTTTTGAACAAAGCTATTCCACAGGCTGGCAAAATTTCATGAGGGCGCATGTCCCATATGTCCAATATCACTACGACAGGGAAAATGATGCTCTGGACAGACAGCTGATTCAGGCTTATGAGATGATTTATAAACTTGGTGATGAAGAAGCCAGGAACCATATTGAAAGCATGGGCATCCTGCCGCAAAAATAG
- a CDS encoding Dps family protein, translated as MAQTELIQAVNKQVANWTVLYTKLHNYHWYVKGRHFFTLHVKFEELYNEAATIIDEFAERILALEGKPVATLKEYLELSSVEEATGSENEEDMVKQLHDDFGTIVDELQQAIELAEKAEDTATADMMTEVKMSLRKHMWMFKAYLG; from the coding sequence ATGGCACAAACAGAATTAATCCAAGCAGTAAACAAACAAGTTGCAAACTGGACGGTACTATATACAAAGCTTCACAATTACCACTGGTATGTAAAGGGCCGCCACTTCTTCACACTTCACGTCAAATTCGAAGAACTTTACAACGAAGCAGCAACAATCATTGATGAATTTGCTGAAAGAATTCTCGCGTTAGAAGGGAAGCCTGTCGCGACGCTGAAGGAATATTTAGAACTGTCTTCTGTTGAAGAAGCAACCGGTTCAGAAAACGAAGAAGATATGGTCAAGCAGCTGCACGATGACTTTGGAACAATTGTGGACGAGCTCCAGCAAGCAATTGAACTTGCAGAAAAGGCAGAGGATACAGCTACCGCAGATATGATGACGGAAGTGAAAATGAGCCTCCGCAAACATATGTGGATGTTCAAGGCTTATCTTGGATAA
- the ytkD gene encoding RNA deprotection pyrophosphohydrolase, translating into MKKFNALNGEEVILAFKENAFDKSARHVLVICTYRGEWLLTHHKERGLEFPGGKAEAGETLEQTARREVMEETGAILKSIESIGEYQVGVGEESFVKRIYYAEAEEILPQDDYLETGGPVLKNGNLLVERMMDEYSFIMKDDVIKYTLEYLKENR; encoded by the coding sequence ATGAAAAAATTCAATGCTTTAAATGGAGAAGAAGTGATCTTAGCCTTTAAGGAAAATGCATTCGACAAGAGTGCCCGCCATGTGCTGGTCATTTGTACATACCGTGGGGAATGGCTTCTTACCCATCATAAGGAAAGGGGCCTGGAGTTTCCGGGCGGCAAGGCAGAAGCAGGGGAGACACTCGAACAAACTGCACGAAGAGAAGTCATGGAAGAAACCGGTGCTATATTAAAATCGATTGAAAGCATCGGGGAGTACCAGGTCGGTGTGGGAGAAGAATCGTTTGTAAAAAGGATCTATTACGCCGAAGCGGAAGAAATACTGCCGCAGGATGATTATCTCGAAACTGGAGGACCAGTCCTGAAAAATGGCAATTTGTTAGTGGAAAGAATGATGGATGAATACAGTTTTATTATGAAAGATGACGTAATAAAATACACACTTGAATATTTAAAGGAAAATCGGTGA